In a single window of the Dreissena polymorpha isolate Duluth1 chromosome 3, UMN_Dpol_1.0, whole genome shotgun sequence genome:
- the LOC127874955 gene encoding uncharacterized protein LOC127874955 isoform X1, whose product MGKTFQGSHKHQGVSGNASKSCGGQKCTDIKKKTFFRGDKRSDGSEKVFGKRGLVLRGFEGVSGRDGSACLVNTDSCEVWCVCKLVKPCQKCRERDREDNDSAPTPDNKFSRVLNGYMTISADDEEDRTESGSVTPKSDENHTNGVYYKEDCLLSAHLDNLAQCNRIYPELGSKTNVESKLRNGLPAEKCLNQTNNAGLARNLMVKVGEERVENGFKNGATQFKSVGFYASDLSEASESIGINLEELFQKLDELNKAHEGLACEQGINEPRLADSPHGTPSSEMDSASVCSGFDHFDFDTSFCSLKSTDMMEHGDLADQLSMVQQMVVEMKTGFSRAMEELSKIQYGDQTLQQQLADNTRQCHTEITTLTSTVHDIKSEVEKLTGRLDAVSETQRSLQEKLDAYQSDKSMLLEELERSGAISEQTRLRLLGGTENNNTIPHNVAPMVHPYLNSLQNHHRGVEDYHSDSSLTAAVSRSLNLTQALGEKCLNLDLSMTSTDEDEDNSRHSRSRSGSGHRGLRHRKPVYLESPVRASQKVPPHEQMLGGVAREEAARDIVDVEREYCSQLWSLMEDFMNPLRDETIVGRGEFNLLFPAYIPHIYEQHCIILRKMEERIKKWKNGGVIGDVFAQFTESQDCEGLMLYKEFINDFPTMINTMNKWFTHSPHFRELMQSQCLANSPVLQLLLAPLQQVPKYSILLKSMLKYTPLEHPDRYFLESSLGRLKQFLNSMNDDLEQAMQAIDSNNTTMNRTRETGNSAHSKSSTSSGEVNQKSRDSGVHSNEEEIAKSSSLSPNTTRRHLLQVLKEKREQREQRAKERQDGQPSTPRGQKTSYGSHPDLHNQFNATAEGRISPYLASLPQSRMFSSLSKLPLPRENGISHKSRSRKQFENQRPVINPHYLRPLTPQVFPNSGTHNFENVRRREELAEIMSQRPQSAMEYSYRLHGQHDEYLAMLAQQAGLEFSPPHSTSSDRSRQDLQLSLQKLLAETGHTQDEIGDHDQTLQEGRVSYHEQFLATKNKILRHKEQLAANGGFDQLQDDYGTFEDEDNDVDDTQNVTPMKLLPESHRPKIMVPRWRQTASPPSYNQSVTNGDRKLTGHDVHDANLASSLAQSLFENNKHHSFPRDKSFNHQRQPSEDNTNNFQGTASLKRKGQTITIESPRKSSAGQSPMSNGSKGKSAAKSLSFDVSPHRPSSLDINSEGASSSNKRNRSVTKSDKDVTKRNSITKLSDVIAYTADCLENNELKKHEHFTNDDDGDQVESPRKASAEGQSAKLTKLDILGNTNMKVSSVDNAGSSEEHSADDHMDSDNKTSNEPSKKVNTDSVVFYFQNRDKLNQGITNGVDSQRSPVFLGVNKTSTPVREQKPFQTSNQSDSFNNGNRKLSGRLVREDAVNEETASKSMDSNGGADATAKGEVPAKERVLMKVDKLRMSFERKKQKSEERRQSQQMASPTSPTSASSIQKQFNDLTVTSQGSENKNGSLPTFYSAPIQENGTDSQETKSGLYKKSSQNKLKFSYDASASARQIQHKIERAASPTGRTPSPINMNSPYEQFKSQVEASNLARPKGKGTSPQRHSVETSLIPQRSGSPTRSSAERERPKSTTDFTKGNHDVSDGQNLKSAMKETKIPVLKKSSGGMLSKSSEDISKLKKKTPFKDQLKNIFGRKKKKSKLYNGNSYDPDAEYNNHVTIVPESSFQQVDDELGFYPLSASRRANSASHILQGYKSDDDDDDDPVSAV is encoded by the exons ATGGGGAAAACTTTTCAGGGGAGTCATAAACATCAGGGAGTGTCTGGGAATGCTTCAAAGAGTTGTGGGGGACAGAAATGCACAGATATTAAGAAAAAGACCTTTTTTCGAGGAGATAAAAGGAGCGACGGGTCTGAAAAAGTGTTTGGAAAGAGGGGGCTGGTTCTGAGGGGTTTTGAAGGGGTTTCTGGCAGGGATGGTTCTGCATGTCTGGTTAATACGGATTCTTGTGAAGTGTGGTGTGTATGTAAATTAGTGAAACCCTGCCAGAAGTGCAGGGAAAGAGACCGAGAGGATAACGATTCTGCACCAACTCCAGATAATAAGTTTTCTAGGGTTTTAAATGGGTACATGACAATAAGTGCTGATGACGAAGAAGACCGAACAGAATCTGGGTCTGTGACTCCCAAATCAGACGAAAATCACACTAATGGTGTTTATTACAAAGAGGACTGCTTGTTGAGTGCACATTTGGACAATTTAGCTCAATGTAATAGAATTTACCCAGAGCTGGGCAGTAAGACGAATGTTGAATCAAAGTTAAGAAATGGTCTACCAGCCGAAAAATGCCTTAATCAGACAAATAATGCTGGTTTAGCGAGGAATTTAATGGTGAAAGTTGGTGAAGAAAGAGTTGAAAACGGGTTCAAAAATGGTGCCACCCAATTTAAGTCAGTTGGTTTTTATGCGTCTGATCTCAGCGAAGCTAGCGAAAGTATTGGAATAAATTTGGAAGAACTATTTCAGAAACTTGATGAGCTGAACAAGGCGCACGAGGGCTTAGCATGTGAGCAAGGGATCAATGAACCTCGACTTGCTGATTCTCCACATGGTACCCCTTCCTCAGAAATGGACTCAGCCTCCGTGTGCTCGGGTTTTGATCACTTTGACTTCGACACCAGCTTTTGTTCACTAAAAAGTACAG ACATGATGGAACATGGTGATCTAGCCGACCAGCTGTCAATG GTTCAACAAATGGTGGTGGAAATGAAAACGGGGTTTTCCCGAGCGATGGAAGAGCTCTCAAAGATCCAATATGGCGATCAGACCTTACAACAACAACTGGCTGACAACACGAGGCAGTGTCACACAGAGATCACCACCCTGACATCAACAGTTCACGATATCAAG AGTGAGGTAGAGAAGTTGACTGGTCGTCTGGATGCTGTGTCTGAGACACAGAGAAGCTTGCAGGAGAAGCTTGATGCATACCAGTCTGACAAAAGCATGCTTCTGGAGGAACTGGAGCGATCTGGCGCCATATCAGAACAAACTAG ATTGAGACTGTTGGGTGGTacagaaaacaacaacacgaTCCCCCATAATGTGGCTCCCATGGTGCATCCCTACCTCAACTCACTGCAAAACCACCATAGAG GTGTGGAGGACTATCACTCAGACTCCTCCCTCACTGCGGCCGTGTCTCGTAGCCTCAATCTGACCCAGGCCCTCGGGGAGAAGTGCCTCAACCTTGACCTCTCCATGACCTCTACAGATGAGGACGAGGATAACAGTAGGCACTCAAGGTCACGG AGTGGAAGTGGTCATAGAGGTCTCAGACACAGAAAGCCAG TCTATTTGGAGAGTCCAGTGCGAGCCAGTCAAAAAGTTCCACCCCATGAGCAAATGCTTGGAGGAG TGGCGCGAGAGGAAGCCGCTCGTGATATCGTGGACGTAGAACGAGAGTACTGCTCACAGTTATGGTCCCTGATGGAAGACTTCATGAATCCCCTGCGTGACGAGACTATCGTGGGCAGAGGGGAGTTCAATCTGCTCTTCCCCGCGTACATTCCTCACATCTACGAACAACACTGCATCATCCTACGTAAGATGGAGGAGCGCATTAAGAAGTGGAAGAATGGTGGAGTCATTGGTGATGTTTTTGCACAGTTTACGGAGTCACAGGAT TGCGAAGGTTTGATGCTGTACAAGGAGTTCATCAACGATTTCCCAACAATGATCAACACGATGAACAAATGGTTCACTCACTCCCCACACTTCCGTGAACTCATGCAGAGTCAGTGCCTCGCTAACTCTCCCGTACTACAGCTCCTGCTGGCTCCACTACAGCAGGTCCCCAAATACTCAATTCTGCTCAAG TCGATGCTTAAGTACACGCCATTGGAACACCCAGACCGCTATTTTCTGGAGTCTTCATTGGGACGCCTCAAGCAGTTCCTCAACTCCATGAACGATGACCTTGAACAGGCCATGCAGGCCATCGACAGCAACAACACGACCATGAACAG AACGCGAGAGACGGGCAATTCAGCCCATTCCAAGTCAAGCACCAGTAGCGGGGAGGTCAATCAAAAGTCCCGTGACTCTGGGGTCCACTCAAATGAGGAAGAGATAGCAAAGTCTTCTTCATTGTCTCCAAATACCACTCGACG GCACTTGCTGCAGGTTCTGAAGGAGAAACGTGAGCAGCGTGAACAGCGGGCAAAGGAGAGACAAGACGGTCAGCCTTCAACTCCTAGAGGCCAAAAGACAAGCTACGGTAGCCATCCGGACCTCCATAACCAGTTCAACGCCACAGCAGAAGGTCGCATTTCACCGTACCTTGCTTCGTTGCCTCAGTCTAGGATGTTCTCATCATTATCCAAATTGCCGTTGCCAAGGGAGAATGGTATCAGTCACAAGTCACGATCCCGGAAGCAGTTTGAAAACCAACGACCTGTGATAAATCCTCATTATTTAAGACCTCTTACGCCGCAGGTTTTTCCGAATTCAGGTACTCACAACTTTGAGAATGTGAGGAGACGAGAGGAGCTTGCTGAAATCATGAGTCAGCGACCACAGTCGGCGATGGAGTATTCATACCGTCTCCATGGGCAACACGATGAGTATCTGGCCATGCTTGCTCAGCAGGCAGGTCTAGAGTTTTCCCCTCCACACTCCACGTCTAGTGACAGGTCCCGACAGGATCTCCAGCTTTCCCTGCAAAAGCTTCTGGCCGAGACTGGACACACTCAAGACGAGATAGGCGATCATGACCAGACTTTGCAAGAGGGGCGTGTGTCTTATCACGAACAATTTTTGGCAACCAAAAATAAAATTCTCAGGCATAAGGAACAACTGGCTGCCAACGGGGGCTTTGACCAGCTCCAGGATGATTATGGCACCTTTGAAGATGAAGACAATGATGTTGACGATACTCAGAATGTCACACCCATGAAACTGTTACCAGAATCTCATCGACCAAAGATCATGGTCCCTAGGTGGCGCCAAACTGCATCACCGCCCAGTTATAACCAAAGCGTGACTAACGGTGACAGGAAGTTAACTGGCCATGATGTTCATGATGCAAACCTGGCTTCCTCTCTTGCACAGAGTTTGTTTGAGAACAATAAACATCACAGTTTTCCAAGAGACAAAAGCTTCAACCATCAACGACAGCCTAGTGAAGATAATACTAATAACTTTCAAGGGACAGCTAGCTTGAAACGTAAAGGACAGACGATAACTATAGAATCACCAAGAAAGTCGTCTGCTGGACAGAGTCCAATGTCAAATGGCTCAAAGGGTAAAAGTGCAGCAAAAAGTTTATCATTTGATGTGAGTCCGCATCGACCAAGCAGCTTGGATATTAATTCCGAAGGGGCCTCAAGTTCAAATAAGAGAAATAGATCAGTGACCAAGTCTGACAAAGATGTGACAAAACGAAATTCCATTACAAAACTTTCAGATGTGATCGCATACACAGCTGATTGCTTGGAAAACAATGAGCtgaaaaaacatgaacattttacaAACGACGACGATGGTGATCAAGTTGAATCGCCCAGGAAGGCATCAGCAGAAGGTCAGAGTGCAAAACTAACAAAATTGGACATTTTAGGAAATACCAACATGAAGGTATCCTCAGTCGACAATGCTGGTTCTTCAGAAGAACACAGTGCAGATGATCATATGGACTCTGACAATAAAACTAGTAACGAGCCCAGTAAGAAAGTGAATACTGACAGTGTTGTTTTCTACTTTCAAAATCGTGATAAATTGAATCAGGGTATAACTAATGGTGTAGACTCGCAGCGATCTCCCGTATTTTTGGGTGTGAATAAAACGTCTACTCCTGTAAGAGAACAGAAACCATTCCAAACTTCAAATCAAAGTGACTCATTCAACAATGGAAATAGAAAACTGTCAGGAAGATTAGTGCGTGAAGACGCAGTTAATGAAGAAACTGCCAGTAAATCAATGGATTCAAATGGTGGAGCGGATGCCACAGCCAAGGGTGAAGTGCCGGCAAAAGAACGGGTCCTGATGAAGGTTGATAAGTTAAGAATGAGTTTTGAACGGAAAAAGCAAAAGTCAGAAGAAAGGCGACAAAGTCAGCAAATGGCATCCCCTACTAGTCCTACGTCTGCATCGTCCATTCAGAAACAGTTCAATGACCTTACGGTGACCTCTCAGGGCAGTGAGAACAAGAACGGTTCACTTCCAACGTTCTATTCTGCTCCCATCCAAGAGAACGGAACTGATTCACAGGAAACGAAATCTGGACTCTACAAGAAGTCCAGTCAGAATAAACTGAAATTTTCTTACGATGCGTCTGCTTCGGCCAGACAAATTCAGCACAAAATTGAACGGGCTGCGAGTCCAACAGGTAGAACTCCAAGTCCTATAAACATGAACAGCCCGTACGAACAGTTTAAAAGTCAGGTAGAGGCTTCAAATCTGGCTCGTCCAAAAGGCAAAGGAACCAGTCCGCAGAGACATTCAGTCGAAACGTCTTTGATCCCTCAGCGATCCGGAAGTCCAACGCGCAGCTCTGCAGAACGTGAGAGACCAAAGTCCACGACAGATTTTACAAAAGGGAATCACGATGTGAGTGATGGACAGAACCTCAAAAGTGCAATGAAGGAAACCAAAATTCCAGTTTTGAAGAAATCATCAGGGGGAATGCTGTCCAAGTCGTCTGAAGATATTTCTAAATTGAAGAAGAAAACGCCATTTAAAGACCAGTTGAAAAATATCTTTGGACGAAAAAA
- the LOC127874955 gene encoding uncharacterized protein LOC127874955 isoform X2: MGKTFQGSHKHQGVSGNASKSCGGQKCTDIKKKTFFRGDKRSDGSEKVFGKRGLVLRGFEGVSGRDGSACLVNTDSCEVWCVCKLVKPCQKCRERDREDNDSAPTPDNKFSRVLNGYMTISADDEEDRTESGSVTPKSDENHTNGVYYKEDCLLSAHLDNLAQCNRIYPELGSKTNVESKLRNGLPAEKCLNQTNNAGLARNLMVKVGEERVENGFKNGATQFKSVGFYASDLSEASESIGINLEELFQKLDELNKAHEGLACEQGINEPRLADSPHGTPSSEMDSASVCSGFDHFDFDTSFCSLKSTDMMEHGDLADQLSMVQQMVVEMKTGFSRAMEELSKIQYGDQTLQQQLADNTRQCHTEITTLTSTVHDIKSEVEKLTGRLDAVSETQRSLQEKLDAYQSDKSMLLEELERSGAISEQTRLRLLGGTENNNTIPHNVAPMVHPYLNSLQNHHRGVEDYHSDSSLTAAVSRSLNLTQALGEKCLNLDLSMTSTDEDEDNSRHSRSRSGSGHRGLRHRKPVAREEAARDIVDVEREYCSQLWSLMEDFMNPLRDETIVGRGEFNLLFPAYIPHIYEQHCIILRKMEERIKKWKNGGVIGDVFAQFTESQDCEGLMLYKEFINDFPTMINTMNKWFTHSPHFRELMQSQCLANSPVLQLLLAPLQQVPKYSILLKSMLKYTPLEHPDRYFLESSLGRLKQFLNSMNDDLEQAMQAIDSNNTTMNRTRETGNSAHSKSSTSSGEVNQKSRDSGVHSNEEEIAKSSSLSPNTTRRHLLQVLKEKREQREQRAKERQDGQPSTPRGQKTSYGSHPDLHNQFNATAEGRISPYLASLPQSRMFSSLSKLPLPRENGISHKSRSRKQFENQRPVINPHYLRPLTPQVFPNSGTHNFENVRRREELAEIMSQRPQSAMEYSYRLHGQHDEYLAMLAQQAGLEFSPPHSTSSDRSRQDLQLSLQKLLAETGHTQDEIGDHDQTLQEGRVSYHEQFLATKNKILRHKEQLAANGGFDQLQDDYGTFEDEDNDVDDTQNVTPMKLLPESHRPKIMVPRWRQTASPPSYNQSVTNGDRKLTGHDVHDANLASSLAQSLFENNKHHSFPRDKSFNHQRQPSEDNTNNFQGTASLKRKGQTITIESPRKSSAGQSPMSNGSKGKSAAKSLSFDVSPHRPSSLDINSEGASSSNKRNRSVTKSDKDVTKRNSITKLSDVIAYTADCLENNELKKHEHFTNDDDGDQVESPRKASAEGQSAKLTKLDILGNTNMKVSSVDNAGSSEEHSADDHMDSDNKTSNEPSKKVNTDSVVFYFQNRDKLNQGITNGVDSQRSPVFLGVNKTSTPVREQKPFQTSNQSDSFNNGNRKLSGRLVREDAVNEETASKSMDSNGGADATAKGEVPAKERVLMKVDKLRMSFERKKQKSEERRQSQQMASPTSPTSASSIQKQFNDLTVTSQGSENKNGSLPTFYSAPIQENGTDSQETKSGLYKKSSQNKLKFSYDASASARQIQHKIERAASPTGRTPSPINMNSPYEQFKSQVEASNLARPKGKGTSPQRHSVETSLIPQRSGSPTRSSAERERPKSTTDFTKGNHDVSDGQNLKSAMKETKIPVLKKSSGGMLSKSSEDISKLKKKTPFKDQLKNIFGRKKKKSKLYNGNSYDPDAEYNNHVTIVPESSFQQVDDELGFYPLSASRRANSASHILQGYKSDDDDDDDPVSAV, translated from the exons ATGGGGAAAACTTTTCAGGGGAGTCATAAACATCAGGGAGTGTCTGGGAATGCTTCAAAGAGTTGTGGGGGACAGAAATGCACAGATATTAAGAAAAAGACCTTTTTTCGAGGAGATAAAAGGAGCGACGGGTCTGAAAAAGTGTTTGGAAAGAGGGGGCTGGTTCTGAGGGGTTTTGAAGGGGTTTCTGGCAGGGATGGTTCTGCATGTCTGGTTAATACGGATTCTTGTGAAGTGTGGTGTGTATGTAAATTAGTGAAACCCTGCCAGAAGTGCAGGGAAAGAGACCGAGAGGATAACGATTCTGCACCAACTCCAGATAATAAGTTTTCTAGGGTTTTAAATGGGTACATGACAATAAGTGCTGATGACGAAGAAGACCGAACAGAATCTGGGTCTGTGACTCCCAAATCAGACGAAAATCACACTAATGGTGTTTATTACAAAGAGGACTGCTTGTTGAGTGCACATTTGGACAATTTAGCTCAATGTAATAGAATTTACCCAGAGCTGGGCAGTAAGACGAATGTTGAATCAAAGTTAAGAAATGGTCTACCAGCCGAAAAATGCCTTAATCAGACAAATAATGCTGGTTTAGCGAGGAATTTAATGGTGAAAGTTGGTGAAGAAAGAGTTGAAAACGGGTTCAAAAATGGTGCCACCCAATTTAAGTCAGTTGGTTTTTATGCGTCTGATCTCAGCGAAGCTAGCGAAAGTATTGGAATAAATTTGGAAGAACTATTTCAGAAACTTGATGAGCTGAACAAGGCGCACGAGGGCTTAGCATGTGAGCAAGGGATCAATGAACCTCGACTTGCTGATTCTCCACATGGTACCCCTTCCTCAGAAATGGACTCAGCCTCCGTGTGCTCGGGTTTTGATCACTTTGACTTCGACACCAGCTTTTGTTCACTAAAAAGTACAG ACATGATGGAACATGGTGATCTAGCCGACCAGCTGTCAATG GTTCAACAAATGGTGGTGGAAATGAAAACGGGGTTTTCCCGAGCGATGGAAGAGCTCTCAAAGATCCAATATGGCGATCAGACCTTACAACAACAACTGGCTGACAACACGAGGCAGTGTCACACAGAGATCACCACCCTGACATCAACAGTTCACGATATCAAG AGTGAGGTAGAGAAGTTGACTGGTCGTCTGGATGCTGTGTCTGAGACACAGAGAAGCTTGCAGGAGAAGCTTGATGCATACCAGTCTGACAAAAGCATGCTTCTGGAGGAACTGGAGCGATCTGGCGCCATATCAGAACAAACTAG ATTGAGACTGTTGGGTGGTacagaaaacaacaacacgaTCCCCCATAATGTGGCTCCCATGGTGCATCCCTACCTCAACTCACTGCAAAACCACCATAGAG GTGTGGAGGACTATCACTCAGACTCCTCCCTCACTGCGGCCGTGTCTCGTAGCCTCAATCTGACCCAGGCCCTCGGGGAGAAGTGCCTCAACCTTGACCTCTCCATGACCTCTACAGATGAGGACGAGGATAACAGTAGGCACTCAAGGTCACGG AGTGGAAGTGGTCATAGAGGTCTCAGACACAGAAAGCCAG TGGCGCGAGAGGAAGCCGCTCGTGATATCGTGGACGTAGAACGAGAGTACTGCTCACAGTTATGGTCCCTGATGGAAGACTTCATGAATCCCCTGCGTGACGAGACTATCGTGGGCAGAGGGGAGTTCAATCTGCTCTTCCCCGCGTACATTCCTCACATCTACGAACAACACTGCATCATCCTACGTAAGATGGAGGAGCGCATTAAGAAGTGGAAGAATGGTGGAGTCATTGGTGATGTTTTTGCACAGTTTACGGAGTCACAGGAT TGCGAAGGTTTGATGCTGTACAAGGAGTTCATCAACGATTTCCCAACAATGATCAACACGATGAACAAATGGTTCACTCACTCCCCACACTTCCGTGAACTCATGCAGAGTCAGTGCCTCGCTAACTCTCCCGTACTACAGCTCCTGCTGGCTCCACTACAGCAGGTCCCCAAATACTCAATTCTGCTCAAG TCGATGCTTAAGTACACGCCATTGGAACACCCAGACCGCTATTTTCTGGAGTCTTCATTGGGACGCCTCAAGCAGTTCCTCAACTCCATGAACGATGACCTTGAACAGGCCATGCAGGCCATCGACAGCAACAACACGACCATGAACAG AACGCGAGAGACGGGCAATTCAGCCCATTCCAAGTCAAGCACCAGTAGCGGGGAGGTCAATCAAAAGTCCCGTGACTCTGGGGTCCACTCAAATGAGGAAGAGATAGCAAAGTCTTCTTCATTGTCTCCAAATACCACTCGACG GCACTTGCTGCAGGTTCTGAAGGAGAAACGTGAGCAGCGTGAACAGCGGGCAAAGGAGAGACAAGACGGTCAGCCTTCAACTCCTAGAGGCCAAAAGACAAGCTACGGTAGCCATCCGGACCTCCATAACCAGTTCAACGCCACAGCAGAAGGTCGCATTTCACCGTACCTTGCTTCGTTGCCTCAGTCTAGGATGTTCTCATCATTATCCAAATTGCCGTTGCCAAGGGAGAATGGTATCAGTCACAAGTCACGATCCCGGAAGCAGTTTGAAAACCAACGACCTGTGATAAATCCTCATTATTTAAGACCTCTTACGCCGCAGGTTTTTCCGAATTCAGGTACTCACAACTTTGAGAATGTGAGGAGACGAGAGGAGCTTGCTGAAATCATGAGTCAGCGACCACAGTCGGCGATGGAGTATTCATACCGTCTCCATGGGCAACACGATGAGTATCTGGCCATGCTTGCTCAGCAGGCAGGTCTAGAGTTTTCCCCTCCACACTCCACGTCTAGTGACAGGTCCCGACAGGATCTCCAGCTTTCCCTGCAAAAGCTTCTGGCCGAGACTGGACACACTCAAGACGAGATAGGCGATCATGACCAGACTTTGCAAGAGGGGCGTGTGTCTTATCACGAACAATTTTTGGCAACCAAAAATAAAATTCTCAGGCATAAGGAACAACTGGCTGCCAACGGGGGCTTTGACCAGCTCCAGGATGATTATGGCACCTTTGAAGATGAAGACAATGATGTTGACGATACTCAGAATGTCACACCCATGAAACTGTTACCAGAATCTCATCGACCAAAGATCATGGTCCCTAGGTGGCGCCAAACTGCATCACCGCCCAGTTATAACCAAAGCGTGACTAACGGTGACAGGAAGTTAACTGGCCATGATGTTCATGATGCAAACCTGGCTTCCTCTCTTGCACAGAGTTTGTTTGAGAACAATAAACATCACAGTTTTCCAAGAGACAAAAGCTTCAACCATCAACGACAGCCTAGTGAAGATAATACTAATAACTTTCAAGGGACAGCTAGCTTGAAACGTAAAGGACAGACGATAACTATAGAATCACCAAGAAAGTCGTCTGCTGGACAGAGTCCAATGTCAAATGGCTCAAAGGGTAAAAGTGCAGCAAAAAGTTTATCATTTGATGTGAGTCCGCATCGACCAAGCAGCTTGGATATTAATTCCGAAGGGGCCTCAAGTTCAAATAAGAGAAATAGATCAGTGACCAAGTCTGACAAAGATGTGACAAAACGAAATTCCATTACAAAACTTTCAGATGTGATCGCATACACAGCTGATTGCTTGGAAAACAATGAGCtgaaaaaacatgaacattttacaAACGACGACGATGGTGATCAAGTTGAATCGCCCAGGAAGGCATCAGCAGAAGGTCAGAGTGCAAAACTAACAAAATTGGACATTTTAGGAAATACCAACATGAAGGTATCCTCAGTCGACAATGCTGGTTCTTCAGAAGAACACAGTGCAGATGATCATATGGACTCTGACAATAAAACTAGTAACGAGCCCAGTAAGAAAGTGAATACTGACAGTGTTGTTTTCTACTTTCAAAATCGTGATAAATTGAATCAGGGTATAACTAATGGTGTAGACTCGCAGCGATCTCCCGTATTTTTGGGTGTGAATAAAACGTCTACTCCTGTAAGAGAACAGAAACCATTCCAAACTTCAAATCAAAGTGACTCATTCAACAATGGAAATAGAAAACTGTCAGGAAGATTAGTGCGTGAAGACGCAGTTAATGAAGAAACTGCCAGTAAATCAATGGATTCAAATGGTGGAGCGGATGCCACAGCCAAGGGTGAAGTGCCGGCAAAAGAACGGGTCCTGATGAAGGTTGATAAGTTAAGAATGAGTTTTGAACGGAAAAAGCAAAAGTCAGAAGAAAGGCGACAAAGTCAGCAAATGGCATCCCCTACTAGTCCTACGTCTGCATCGTCCATTCAGAAACAGTTCAATGACCTTACGGTGACCTCTCAGGGCAGTGAGAACAAGAACGGTTCACTTCCAACGTTCTATTCTGCTCCCATCCAAGAGAACGGAACTGATTCACAGGAAACGAAATCTGGACTCTACAAGAAGTCCAGTCAGAATAAACTGAAATTTTCTTACGATGCGTCTGCTTCGGCCAGACAAATTCAGCACAAAATTGAACGGGCTGCGAGTCCAACAGGTAGAACTCCAAGTCCTATAAACATGAACAGCCCGTACGAACAGTTTAAAAGTCAGGTAGAGGCTTCAAATCTGGCTCGTCCAAAAGGCAAAGGAACCAGTCCGCAGAGACATTCAGTCGAAACGTCTTTGATCCCTCAGCGATCCGGAAGTCCAACGCGCAGCTCTGCAGAACGTGAGAGACCAAAGTCCACGACAGATTTTACAAAAGGGAATCACGATGTGAGTGATGGACAGAACCTCAAAAGTGCAATGAAGGAAACCAAAATTCCAGTTTTGAAGAAATCATCAGGGGGAATGCTGTCCAAGTCGTCTGAAGATATTTCTAAATTGAAGAAGAAAACGCCATTTAAAGACCAGTTGAAAAATATCTTTGGACGAAAAAA